The DNA window CCGAGGTGGTCATCGTCAAGTGCGGCTCCAGGACCCGGCAACTCGAACCCGCAACCTTCGTCTCGGATCTCCGCGATGATCATGCGGTCCACCGATCTGAGCGTCACGGCAGCCTCCCTCACCCTTGCGTGCGTCGCTGCATTGGTCACGGCCTCCTGCACGATCCGGTACAGGGCCAAGATGGTCGCGGGATCCAATTCGTCGGCCACCCAGTCGAGGTTGACGCTGGCGTGGATCGTGACGCCGTAAACCTCTCGGGTATCGCTAAACAGGGTGGCGAGTGCTGTAACAAGCCCCTGCCGTTCAAGTTTCGGGGACCGCAGCCCCCGAATCATCTGCTTCACCCCGAGGATCGTGTCTCCAATGTCCTCCGCGATCCGCACTCGCGCACGCTCCCTCTCACCGTCGTCCCTCTCGTCGGCCAAGAGCTTCACCCGGATCTTCAGGGCCACGAGGTTCTGGAGGAACTCGTCGTGCAGTTCGCGCGAAAGATGCTTCCGCTCCTCTTCGGCCGCCGCGACCATCATGCCCAACGGACCCCGCATTCGTCTCCAAGCGGAAGCGTCACGGACCACGCAGATTACGTGGTCACGATCCGGCCGCAGTTGCGATGGACTCAAGCTGATCTCGACCGGAATCGCCGTGCCGTCCTTGCGCAAGGCTTCGAGTTCCAGTCCCTCGCCCATTGGACGGGGATGCGGTGCCTCGCCGTAGCGGCGACGATGCCGCCGGTGCCGACCACGGCTAGCGGCGGGAACCAGCCGCTCGATTTCCATGCCCTGCAAGTCCTTACGACTCCAACCGAACATCGCCACGGCTTGCCGGTTGAGGCCCCGAATCATGCCCGCTGAATCCACGACGAGAATCGCGTCCGGCGACGCGTCGAAGACGGCGGTGTAGTCCCTGTCATCGAGCATTCCCGAATCCGTCCCAGTTCTCGGGCAAATCGACCGGTCGCAGCCGCGAAGCCGATCCGCCATCGGCCCACCTTCACTCAGGAGATGTGCAAGTCCCGCCTATGTCAACACAGGTCATGGCCGTCAACAGATCAATCCGATCGGCCTCAGCCCGGTCGGAGCCCAACCTGCGGAGTTGCTTCACGATGCTCGCCTCCAGTGAACATGATCGACCGAGGGGTGAATGGATGACTCCAGACTTCCATGATCGCAAAACGAGCCGTTCGCTGCGAGAGGGAAAACCCGTGACTCTTGACGGGTGAATCACGGGTCTGCCATGGGGGGAGATCCCCCTCGTGTCGGAACCGGGCGTGGCAACGGCTGAGTGGACAATGCACGCACTCGGCATCGCCTCCGGCTCGCAAAACAGCCTCGATTCGACTCCAGCGGCGCACCGTCTCAGGGGATGCTCGTCGGTGTCTTCCTCTCAACATGAGGGGCAATCCCGCGCTCAGTGACGGGGGTTTCCCCGTAGATGGCGGCGACGGCACTGGCCAAACTGCGTTCGTTGATCGGGGAATCGACCCGCGATTACCCGTCTGTGTAAGCTCCGAACCAGAAGGATGAGCGAAATGAAGATTCTCCCGAAGTGTATCGCCATCGGCTTGTTGACCTTGGCTCCGGGCGCGTGCGACCATGCGTCCTCCCCGGTCGAGACCGTCGACGAGCCGATTCTCCCCGGCCTCATGGAGATCCTCGATCAGACCGACGGCGATGAGGTGGTCATCACCAAGAAGGGTGATCTGGCCGCCGAGCTAAACGTTGAAGCCTTCCCCTTGGGTGACGGCTACATCGGTTGGATCCACCGTCCAGACATCGTCGAGGCCTGGGCCATGCTGGCGGCCGAGGGCCCTGAGCCCGATTGTGAGGGCTCCGGTCGGAAGTTCATGAAGTGCGTCAAGGACCACTTAGACAACGGCGAGGAGTGTGAGTTGCACAAGGAGGGCGATACCTATCACGCGCATTGCGAGGAAGAATAGGATATCCTCCTCGACCTGCGGGCAAGCGGGGGCGACGGGGATCCGTCGCCTCCGCTTCCGCGGTCCGTCCCCTCGGCCTGCCGCCCGCCAGTACGGATCGAAAGTCCTCAGAGCGCGGTGCCAGTTACGCCCCGCCACCCACACCTCAAGACGCTAGCGGCAGCCTCACGGAGCAGACGCGGGAATCCCGCCATTCATGTCCGTTTCTCCAGCTTTCGGGGTACGGTCCAGCAGGGTCCAGCCCAACGGCGGGGAACGCAGATCGTGCAGCCCCGTAAGTAGTTAGACGATTCCCTGTCGTGATTCAGGCCCTAGCTGCTCCGCCCGTCCGGCGCGATCACGTCGATGGGGCCCGGTTCGTCCGAGCCGGGCTCCGTGCTCCGCTGGACCCACAGCGCG is part of the Candidatus Palauibacter australiensis genome and encodes:
- a CDS encoding PAS domain-containing sensor histidine kinase, whose translation is MLDDRDYTAVFDASPDAILVVDSAGMIRGLNRQAVAMFGWSRKDLQGMEIERLVPAASRGRHRRHRRRYGEAPHPRPMGEGLELEALRKDGTAIPVEISLSPSQLRPDRDHVICVVRDASAWRRMRGPLGMMVAAAEEERKHLSRELHDEFLQNLVALKIRVKLLADERDDGERERARVRIAEDIGDTILGVKQMIRGLRSPKLERQGLVTALATLFSDTREVYGVTIHASVNLDWVADELDPATILALYRIVQEAVTNAATHARVREAAVTLRSVDRMIIAEIRDEGCGFELPGPGAALDDDHLGLTGMRERAESVGGSLTVQASPGEGTTVRAAVPMVRLDDERS